A region of the bacterium genome:
TCGCCTCAGGCGTCGTCTTCTCGGCATGGTAGTCCGCGATGAACCCTTCCGCCTTGAGGATCTTCACGATCTCCACTTTCATCCGCGACGCCGGGATCACGACCGAGTCGTGCCGGGCGATCATAGCGTTGCGGATCCGCGTGAGCATGTCCGCGATCGGATCGGTAATGACTCCCACTCCCGTCACCTCACCAGCTCGCCTTGACGACGCCGGGGATCTCGCCCCGATGGGCCAGCGTGCGCAGGCAGATCCGGCAGAGCCCGAACTTCCGGAACACCGCCCGCGGCCGGCCGCAGTTCCGGCAGCGGCTGTATCGGCGCACCTTGAACTTTGGCGTCTTCCGCCACTTGATGAGCAAGGCCTTCTTCGGCATCTACCCGGCCCCCCCGACCTGCGCGGTCTCCCGCATCGGCAGCCCCATGAGACGCAGCAACTCTCGTGCCTCCTCGTCGGTCCGCGCGGTCGTCACGATCGAGATGTCCATGCCGCGGATCTTGTCCACCTTGTCGTACTCGATCTCCGGGAAGATCAACTGCTCCCGCAGGCCGATGTTCATCCCACCCCGCCCGTCCAGCGACCGGCTGGACAGGCCCTTGAAGTCCTTGATACGGGGCAGGCTGATGTTGAACAGCTTGTCGAGGAACTCGTACATCCGCTCGCCGCGCAGCGTGACTTTGCACCCGATCGGGTTGCCGGTGCGCAGCTTGAACGCGGCGATCGACCGGCGGGCGCGCGTGATCACCGGCCGCTGCCCGCTGATCAGGGTGAGCTCCTCCACCGCCTTGTCGAGGTGCCGCTGGTCCTGGAGCGCGTCCGCGACACGCATGTTGATGACAACCTTCTCGACCTTCGGCACCTGCATCGGGTTCGTGTACCCGAACCGCTGCCGGAGTCCGCTGGCCACCTCGGTCTTATACTTCTCACGCAACCGTGCCATCATGCACCTCGATCTGCCACTACGCCTTGTCGATCAGCTCGCCGCAATGCCGGCAGACGCGCACCGTGGTGCCGTCGTCGAGCCGCTGGTGTCCGAACCGCACCGCGCGCCCGCAGCGCGTACACACGAGCATCGCCTTGCCGGCCGGAAACGGCATTTCTTTCTCCACGATCCCGCCCGCCGGCATCCGCTCGGTCGGTTTGCTGTGGCGCTTCGCGACCATCACGCCCTCGACGATGATCCGCCCCTCCGCGGGCATCACGCGCAGCACCTTGCCGCGCTTGCCCCGGTACTTCCCGTGGGTCACCTCGACGGTGTCGCCCCGCCGCACGTGCACCGCGGTCCGCGCCCCGCCCATCACAGCACCTCCGGGGCCAGCGAAATGATCTTCATAAACTGCTTCTCGCGAAGCTCCCGCGCGACCGGGCCGAAGATCCGCGTGCCGCGCGGGTTGTTCTGGTCGCTGATCAGCACCGCGGCGTTGTCGTCGAACCGGATCGCCGAGCCGTCCGGCCGTCGGGTGTGCCGGGTCGTCCGCACGACGACCGCACGCACGACCTCGCCCTTCTTGACCGGGCTGTTCGGGATCGCCTGTTTGACCGTCGCGACGATCACATCGCCGATGCCGGCGTACCGCCGCCGCGATCCACCCTTGACGCGGATGC
Encoded here:
- the rplE gene encoding 50S ribosomal protein L5; its protein translation is MARLREKYKTEVASGLRQRFGYTNPMQVPKVEKVVINMRVADALQDQRHLDKAVEELTLISGQRPVITRARRSIAAFKLRTGNPIGCKVTLRGERMYEFLDKLFNISLPRIKDFKGLSSRSLDGRGGMNIGLREQLIFPEIEYDKVDKIRGMDISIVTTARTDEEARELLRLMGLPMRETAQVGGAG
- the rplN gene encoding 50S ribosomal protein L14 produces the protein MIQNYTRLRVADNTGAREIMCIRVKGGSRRRYAGIGDVIVATVKQAIPNSPVKKGEVVRAVVVRTTRHTRRPDGSAIRFDDNAAVLISDQNNPRGTRIFGPVARELREKQFMKIISLAPEVL
- the rplX gene encoding 50S ribosomal protein L24; this encodes MGGARTAVHVRRGDTVEVTHGKYRGKRGKVLRVMPAEGRIIVEGVMVAKRHSKPTERMPAGGIVEKEMPFPAGKAMLVCTRCGRAVRFGHQRLDDGTTVRVCRHCGELIDKA
- a CDS encoding type Z 30S ribosomal protein S14, producing MPKKALLIKWRKTPKFKVRRYSRCRNCGRPRAVFRKFGLCRICLRTLAHRGEIPGVVKASW